The following proteins are co-located in the Mycolicibacterium goodii genome:
- a CDS encoding SRPBCC family protein → MAAPLLQAQIDINAPVGKVWSLISDLSRMPEWSPQCRLMKTIGPLRPGALTINLNRRKFMFWPTTCHILEVIPEQKLAFRVDVNKTVWSYELEPTENGTRVTESRHAENGTTAVSNAAITAFFGGVPGFEGELVDGMNQSLARIKAAAER, encoded by the coding sequence ATGGCCGCACCGTTGCTGCAAGCCCAGATCGACATCAACGCACCCGTCGGCAAGGTCTGGTCGCTGATCTCGGACCTGAGCCGCATGCCCGAGTGGAGCCCGCAGTGCCGGCTGATGAAGACGATCGGTCCGCTGCGCCCGGGTGCGCTGACGATCAACCTGAACCGCCGCAAGTTCATGTTCTGGCCGACCACCTGCCACATCCTCGAGGTGATCCCCGAGCAGAAGCTGGCGTTCCGCGTCGACGTCAACAAGACGGTGTGGAGCTATGAACTCGAACCGACCGAGAACGGCACCCGGGTGACCGAGAGCCGGCACGCCGAGAACGGCACCACCGCGGTGTCCAACGCGGCGATCACGGCGTTCTTCGGTGGTGTGCCCGGCTTCGAGGGCGAACTCGTCGATGGCATGAACCAGTCACTGGCCCGCATCAAGGCCGCGGCCGAACGGTAG
- a CDS encoding DUF2530 domain-containing protein produces the protein MTGAPERNPDDTPVPPQLPRALLDPRPVIIVIAVGWLIATIAAFALPNLQEWRPYTVAGLGVGVLGTSIFLWQRRAVRRGSRGAQSGLT, from the coding sequence GTGACCGGTGCGCCAGAACGGAACCCAGACGACACCCCCGTGCCCCCGCAACTGCCCCGCGCGCTGCTCGATCCGCGCCCGGTGATCATCGTGATCGCGGTGGGCTGGCTCATCGCGACGATCGCGGCGTTCGCGTTGCCGAATCTGCAGGAATGGCGGCCCTATACCGTCGCGGGCCTCGGCGTCGGAGTGCTTGGCACGTCGATCTTCCTGTGGCAACGTCGGGCGGTGCGTCGCGGATCACGGGGCGCCCAAAGCGGATTGACCTGA
- a CDS encoding MarR family winged helix-turn-helix transcriptional regulator yields the protein MKHLDARVASDLALAVVRFARQLRTRRSDSPVTLTQLSALSTLAKEGAMTPGALAVRERVRPPSMTRVLTSLTEQGLVVRTAHPVDGRQIMVSASQAGMELVEVEQRASQEWLLEQLGKLDPDQRQTLIAAADLMTAMVDEKV from the coding sequence GTGAAACATCTGGACGCGCGGGTCGCGAGCGACCTGGCACTGGCCGTTGTTCGGTTTGCCCGCCAATTGCGGACGCGCCGTTCGGATTCCCCGGTCACGCTCACCCAGCTGTCGGCGCTGTCGACGCTGGCCAAGGAGGGCGCCATGACGCCGGGCGCGCTCGCGGTTCGTGAGCGCGTGCGCCCTCCGTCGATGACGCGGGTGCTGACGTCGTTGACCGAACAGGGCCTGGTGGTGCGCACGGCACATCCCGTCGACGGCAGGCAGATCATGGTGTCGGCCTCGCAGGCCGGTATGGAACTCGTCGAGGTGGAGCAGCGCGCCAGCCAGGAATGGCTGCTGGAACAATTGGGCAAACTTGATCCCGATCAGCGTCAGACGTTGATCGCCGCGGCCGATCTGATGACGGCCATGGTCGACGAGAAGGTGTGA
- a CDS encoding TrmH family RNA methyltransferase, which yields MSPLQVIDIDDPADSRIDDFRDLNSVDRRPDLPTGKALVIAEGVLVVQRMLASRFQPRALLGTDRRLGELAADLEGVDVPFYRASAEVMAEAIGFHLNRGVLASAPRAAELTVEKVLAGARTVAVLEGVNDHENLGSIFRNAAGLAVDAVIFGAGCADPLYRRAVRVSMGHALLVPFARAMSWPADLEMLRDNDFRLLAMTPAGSAATLSDAMVQLGAERVAILVGAEGPGLTERTMRASDVRVRIPMSRGTDSLNVATAAALAFYERARLAH from the coding sequence GTGAGCCCGCTGCAAGTAATCGACATCGACGATCCCGCCGATTCCCGCATCGACGACTTCCGTGACCTCAACAGCGTCGACCGCAGGCCGGATCTGCCCACCGGAAAAGCTCTGGTGATCGCCGAGGGTGTGCTGGTGGTGCAGCGCATGCTGGCCTCCCGCTTCCAACCCCGCGCCCTGCTCGGCACCGACCGCAGGCTCGGCGAACTCGCCGCCGACCTCGAGGGGGTCGACGTGCCGTTCTACCGCGCGAGCGCCGAGGTGATGGCCGAGGCGATCGGCTTCCACCTCAACCGCGGTGTGCTGGCCTCGGCGCCGCGCGCTGCCGAACTCACCGTCGAGAAGGTGCTCGCGGGCGCGCGCACCGTGGCGGTGCTCGAAGGTGTCAACGACCACGAGAACCTCGGCTCGATCTTCCGCAACGCCGCCGGGCTCGCCGTCGACGCCGTGATCTTCGGGGCCGGATGCGCCGATCCGCTGTACCGGCGGGCGGTGCGGGTGTCGATGGGCCACGCCCTGCTGGTGCCCTTCGCGCGGGCGATGTCCTGGCCCGCTGATCTGGAGATGTTGCGGGACAACGATTTTCGTCTGCTCGCGATGACCCCGGCCGGGTCAGCGGCGACACTGTCGGATGCGATGGTGCAACTCGGCGCCGAGCGTGTCGCGATCCTGGTGGGTGCCGAGGGGCCCGGCCTGACCGAGCGCACCATGCGTGCCAGCGACGTGCGGGTGCGCATCCCGATGTCCCGCGGCACGGATTCGCTCAACGTCGCGACGGCGGCGGCGCTGGCGTTCTACGAGCGGGCCCGGCTGGCGCACTGA
- a CDS encoding DUF2537 domain-containing protein, with protein MTDDSTPWGTGLTVAGFVAVVLAAAIVVLGVGLLRVHPLLAIGLNMVAVGGLAPTVWGWRRRPVWRWFVLGAGVGVVGGWIALLAVALTGV; from the coding sequence GTGACCGACGATTCGACGCCGTGGGGGACCGGCCTGACGGTGGCCGGGTTCGTCGCGGTGGTGCTCGCCGCCGCGATCGTGGTGCTGGGGGTCGGCCTGCTGCGGGTGCATCCCCTGCTGGCGATCGGGCTCAACATGGTCGCGGTCGGCGGGCTGGCGCCCACGGTGTGGGGTTGGCGACGCAGGCCGGTGTGGCGCTGGTTCGTCCTCGGCGCCGGGGTCGGCGTCGTCGGCGGCTGGATCGCGCTGCTCGCGGTGGCGCTGACGGGTGTCTGA
- the sepH gene encoding septation protein SepH: MRELRVVGLDVDGKRIICETADSAEMFTLRVDDRLRAAVRGDRVASNQTEIDLEVQSVLRPKEIQAKIRAGASVEQLAAAAGVPVERVERFAHPVLLERARAAELATAAHPVLADGPSVLTLLETVTKALVARGLDPDAVAWDAWRNEDSRWTVQLAWKAGRSDNLAHFRFTPGSHGGLVTASDDAAHQLVNPDFARPLRPVAAVPQLEFEAPQPQVQPEQAEQPPAPTPEPEPEPAPAPKRSRKARATVPAWEDVLLGVRSSGTQR; this comes from the coding sequence ATGCGAGAACTCAGGGTCGTCGGACTGGATGTAGACGGCAAACGCATCATCTGCGAGACCGCCGACTCCGCGGAAATGTTCACTCTGCGTGTGGACGACCGGCTGCGGGCCGCTGTGCGCGGTGACAGGGTCGCCTCGAACCAGACCGAGATCGATCTAGAGGTTCAAAGCGTGCTGCGTCCCAAGGAAATTCAAGCGAAAATCCGCGCCGGTGCATCGGTCGAGCAGCTGGCCGCCGCGGCAGGCGTTCCCGTCGAGCGGGTCGAGCGGTTCGCCCACCCGGTGCTGCTGGAACGTGCGCGGGCGGCCGAGCTGGCAACCGCGGCGCACCCGGTGCTGGCCGACGGTCCCTCGGTGCTGACGCTGCTGGAGACGGTGACCAAGGCGCTGGTGGCACGTGGCCTCGACCCGGACGCCGTCGCGTGGGACGCCTGGCGCAACGAGGACAGCCGCTGGACCGTGCAGCTGGCCTGGAAGGCGGGGCGCTCCGACAACCTCGCGCACTTCCGGTTCACCCCCGGCTCCCACGGCGGGCTGGTGACGGCCTCCGACGACGCCGCACACCAGCTGGTCAACCCGGATTTCGCGCGTCCGCTGCGGCCCGTCGCCGCGGTTCCGCAGCTGGAGTTCGAGGCGCCCCAGCCGCAGGTCCAGCCTGAGCAGGCGGAGCAGCCACCCGCTCCGACACCGGAACCGGAACCCGAGCCCGCTCCCGCACCCAAGCGCAGCCGCAAGGCCAGGGCGACCGTGCCGGCCTGGGAGGACGTGCTGCTGGGTGTGCGGTCCTCGGGCACCCAGCGCTGA
- the serC gene encoding phosphoserine transaminase, which yields MAELIIPAELKPRDGRFGCGPSKVRPEQLTALAAAGDLFGTSHRQAPIKNLVGRVRDGLRQLFSVPDGYEVILGNGGSTAFWDAAAFGLIEKRSLHLTYGEFSSKFASCVTKNPFIDEPIVVKTDPGTAPAPQADPSVDAIAWAHNETSTGVAVPVQRPEGAGDALVLIDATSAAGGLPVNITDVDAYYFAPQKNFAGDGGLWLAVMSPAALARIEAIQASGRWVPDFLSLPIAVENSLKNQTYNTPAIATLILLAEQIDWLLGNGGLDWAVKRTADSSSRLYSWAEAASFATPFVTDPTLRSQVVGTIDFSDDVDAAAVAKVLRANGIVDTEPYRKLGRNQLRIGMFPAVDPDDVSALTQCVDWVLERL from the coding sequence ATGGCTGAACTGATCATTCCTGCCGAACTCAAGCCTCGCGACGGCCGTTTCGGCTGCGGACCCTCCAAGGTCCGCCCCGAGCAACTGACCGCGCTGGCCGCCGCGGGAGATCTGTTCGGTACCTCCCACCGCCAGGCGCCGATCAAGAACCTCGTCGGTCGGGTGCGCGACGGGCTGCGCCAGCTGTTCTCGGTGCCCGACGGCTACGAAGTGATCCTGGGCAACGGCGGCTCGACCGCGTTCTGGGACGCCGCCGCGTTCGGCCTGATCGAGAAGCGTTCGCTGCACCTGACCTACGGCGAGTTCAGCTCCAAGTTCGCCTCATGCGTCACCAAGAACCCGTTCATCGACGAGCCCATCGTCGTCAAGACCGACCCGGGCACCGCCCCCGCACCGCAGGCCGACCCGTCGGTCGACGCCATCGCGTGGGCGCACAACGAGACCTCGACCGGTGTCGCGGTGCCCGTGCAGCGCCCCGAGGGCGCCGGTGACGCGCTGGTGCTCATCGACGCCACGTCGGCGGCAGGCGGCCTGCCGGTCAACATCACCGACGTCGACGCGTACTACTTCGCCCCGCAGAAGAACTTCGCAGGCGACGGCGGTCTGTGGCTGGCCGTGATGAGCCCCGCGGCGCTGGCCCGCATCGAGGCCATCCAGGCGTCGGGCCGCTGGGTCCCGGACTTCCTGTCGCTGCCCATCGCGGTCGAGAACAGCCTCAAGAACCAGACCTACAACACCCCGGCGATCGCGACGCTCATCCTGCTGGCCGAGCAGATCGACTGGCTGCTGGGCAACGGCGGCCTGGACTGGGCGGTCAAACGCACCGCCGATTCGTCGTCGCGGCTGTACTCGTGGGCCGAGGCGGCGTCGTTCGCGACGCCGTTCGTCACCGACCCGACGCTGCGTTCGCAGGTGGTCGGCACCATCGACTTCTCCGACGACGTCGACGCCGCCGCGGTGGCCAAGGTGCTGCGGGCCAACGGCATCGTCGACACCGAGCCGTACCGCAAACTCGGCCGCAACCAGTTGCGCATCGGCATGTTCCCGGCGGTGGATCCCGACGACGTCAGCGCGTTGACGCAGTGTGTCGACTGGGTCCTCGAGAGGCTCTGA